The Macaca nemestrina isolate mMacNem1 chromosome 1, mMacNem.hap1, whole genome shotgun sequence genome contains the following window.
aatcgctcgaccctgggaggcaaaggttgcggtgagccgagattgtaccactgtactccagcctgggtgatagagcaagactctgtctcaaaaaaagaaaaagaaaaaaaaaaaacactgatctGGGAGGGGAGGTTGAGTATTTAGGTGACCAATAGGGATGGAAAAGACACAGCCTGGTGCTCAGTGGGAAGAGCTGATGGAACCTACCCACACAAAGTATATCCTGGGACTAAGGAAATGTGTCCGCTCCTCTGGAAGGCTGGTTTCTTTGTCTTCATATTAGATCCACAGTAAATGACCCTCTGAGATCTCCTTGGAAGCACCTTGAGAGAGGCCAAGATCTGGAGAGAGCCCAGGATCTGGACTCCTTGGCCTTGCTGTCCCTGGGGAAGCTGAATTCTGATCTCTTCCATTGCTAGTCTTTTGACTCTAGAGCTAGAGAAGAACGTTACGGGTGACAGGCTACAAAAGCTTAAATCTTGTCTGCTTTCTCCTCTGCCAGGTGTTGACCCGGATGACACCTATAACGAGACCCCCTACGAGAAAGGTTTCTGCTTTGTGTCATACCTGGCCCACTTGGTGGGTGATCAGGATCAGTTTGACAATTTTCTCAAGGTATAGTCACatgaggggagaaggaagaggagcgGATAAAGCCACTGGGCCTGAGCAAGGGTAGAGGCAGGGGGCGAAAGAGGTAAGGGGTTGGAGGAGGACCCAAGACACAGAAGGACTCCACTCCCCACGGGGCCAGAGAGGGTCTGAAGAGCCTTCCCTCCTCACAGGCCTATGTGCATGAATTCAAATTCCAAAGCATCTTAGCCGATGACTTTCTGGACTTCTACTTGGAATATTTCCCTGAGCTTAAGAAGAAGAGAGTGGATATCATTCCAGGTAAACAGAGGAACTGGCCTACAGGCTTCTAAAAAATAGTAGAGAATGATATCTCATTTACACTCGGAAAGATGGTGGTGGGTGGGAAAACACTGGGTCAGAGTCAGCTAGGTAGGGGCATTTTGAGCAAACCCAGAATCCTGGGATTTATTCCAGACAAATGACTTCTTTTGACTCCTCTCTGCctcattttctcccagtctgtttctttactctctcctctcctctcctcttgtTTTCCTCACACCTGGACACACATAGTCAGACCCTTAACTTGCCCAGAgagctgccactgctgctgctgctgctgcgccGTTGCTCTGAGCTAAAACTCACAGGGCAGGAGCGAAGGCAGCACCCCCTCCTACGGCCTTCTGACTGAAGGCAATCCCAGTAGCTgtcctaatttctttctttccttccttttttttttttttttgagacggagtttcactcttgttgcccaggctggagtgcaatggcacgatctcggctcactgcaacctctgcctcccgggttcaagcgattctcctgcctcagcctcccgagtagctgggattacaggcatgcgccaccacgccaggctaattttgtatttttagtagagacagagtttctccatgttggtcaggctggtctcaaactcctgacctcaggtgatctgcctgcctcagcctcccaaagtgctgggattacaggcatgagccactgcgcccagcccccaatTTCTGCCTGGGAGGTACTgcttccaaagaaaaaaggaaaaatgttctgTCATGGATGACACAGTCCATTAGACATACCCCCACTTTTTGCTGTGGCCTGAACCCCCCTGAGTCACTCTGTTGTTGGTTTGATGAAGTCTGCATCCTCTGACAGTAGGATTGGTCAGGCCTTTAGCAGCACCTACTGTTCGGTTGGAGGCTTGCATTTTAATGTCATGGGACTCTGGAGCTAATGGTAGTTAATAATTCTAGAGTACTTACTATGCATCAGGTGGTACGCTAAGCTTTTAACGTTTATTTgctcatgtaatcctcataacCGTCACTGAGGCAGGGCCTATCACCCCCACTTTATAGATAAAACTGAGGTGCAGAGGTGAAGTAACATGCCCGAGGCCTCCCAGCTAGTTAATGGCAGAGCAGGGGTAGGAACCGAGGCAGCCTGGTCCTAGAGCCCCAGTGCTTAAGTACAGTGTGGTTCTGGTGATCAGTAGGAGAATGTACACGTGAATAGAGCATCCACCAACTTGGCTCTGACAACACAGTGCTAATTTGGAGTGAAAAGCactttcggccaggcgcggtggctcaagcctgtaatcccagcactttgggaggccgagacaggcggatcacaaggtcaggagatcgagaccatcctggctaacacggcgaaaccccgtctctactaaaaacacaaaaaattagccgggcgataggccgggcgcggtggctcaagcctgtaatcccagcactttgggaggccgagacgggcggatcacgaggtcaggagatcgagaccatcctggctaacacggtgaaaccccgtctctactaaaaaatacaaaaaactagccgggcgaggtggcgggcgcctgtagtcccagctactcgggaggctgaggcaggagaatggcgggaacccgggaggcggagcttgcagtgagctgagatccggccactgcactccagcctggtcgacagagtgagactccgtctcaaaaaaaaaaaaaaaaaaattagccgggcgaggtggcggcgcctgtggtcccagctactcgggaggctgaggcaggagaatggcgggaacccgggaggcggagcttgcagtgagctgagatctggccactgcactccagcctgggcgacagagtgagactccgtctcaaaaaaaaaaaaaaaaaaaaaaaaaacactttcacGGTCGAAATGGCACAGTCTCTAGATATCATTATAACTAGGACTCTGCTGGAGCAACTGGTTACATGGGAAAGTAATGTTAAATGCTGGGGAAAGAGTTTGGGATGGAGTGAGGAGAAACTTGAGGTCTCTGGGAGTTGCTTGAGTTGCTTGAACCAACTGACAGTAACCTGGCCAGAGAATTCTGATAGtatcttctctccttctcccaaaCAGGTTTTGAGTTTGATCGATGGCTGAATACCCCTGGCTGGCCCCCTTACCTCCCTGATCTCTCCCCCGGGGACTCACTCATGAAGCCTGCTGAAGAGCTAGCCCAGCTGTGGGCAGCCGAGGAGCTGGACGTGAAGGCCATTGAAGCCGTGGCCATCTCTCCCTGGAAGACCTACCAGCTGGTCTACTTCCTGGATAAGATCCTTCAGAAatcccctctgcctcctggtaaGAAAAAATGGTGAACCAGGGCTCCTTGTGTGCAGAGCTTTATGTCAGGGGCTAGAGAGAGACTCACAAAAAGTAGTGATGCCTGCCTCTAGGGGACTGCCACGTACAATAGGGAGGCTGACCCTCCACAAGGAATGTGCCGTCGGAAGGTTATGGGTTCTACCTACAAGCACCATAAGGACAAAGTCACAAAGCCTGGCAGTGCTCAAGTCCGAAGCTTCTGCAGGTGACTCTTGTAAAGCCTTTGTGTCTATTaagtcatttaattctcacagctcCTCTGGGAAGTAGGTggtgtgatttatttatttatttatttatttattttttgagacggagtctcgctctgtcacccaggctggagtgcagtggccggatctcagctcactgcaagctccgcctcccgggtttagccattctcctggctcagcctcccgagtagctgggactggtggTGTGATTTAAATACCCAGGTGACAGAGAATGAACTTGAGGTACAAACAGGTCACACAGAACCCAGTCATCCAAAGCTCTCAACCACTAATGCTTTGTGGCTGCTCAGTCAAAATAATGTTCACCAAGAGGTTAAAAAATAAGTTAGAGCCAAGATGACTTAAAAGTCAGGTGAGTAGCAGGAATACAAATGGAACAGGATATTGGGGGAATATGTCTGCTTtaatcttgctctgtcgaccaggctggagtgcagtggtgctattggctcacggcaacctccgccttctgagttcaagcgattcttgatTCTAGCGCCTtggcctccaagtagctgggattacaggcgtgcaccaccgcacGCCTGTAatttttttgggtatttttagtagagacagggtttcaccgtgttgaccgggctggtctcacactcctgacctcaagtgatctggccacttcagcctcccaaagttctagggttacaggcgtgagccaccgtgcctagccacaaatcatttctttctcttctccaggGAATGTGAAAACACTTGGAGAGACATACCCAAGTATCTCAAATGCCCGGAATGCAGAGCTCCGGCTACGATGGGGCCAAATCGTCCTTAAGAACGACCACCA
Protein-coding sequences here:
- the RNPE gene encoding aminopeptidase B isoform X3 — its product is MPPSFPFGGMENPCLTFVTPCLLAGDRSLADVIIHEISHSWFGNLVTNANWGEFWLNEGFTMYAQRRISTILFGAAYTCLEAATGRALLRQHMDITGEENPLNKLRVKIEPGVDPDDTYNETPYEKGFCFVSYLAHLVGDQDQFDNFLKAYVHEFKFQSILADDFLDFYLEYFPELKKKRVDIIPGFEFDRWLNTPGWPPYLPDLSPGDSLMKPAEELAQLWAAEELDVKAIEAVAISPWKTYQLVYFLDKILQKSPLPPGNVKTLGETYPSISNARNAELRLRWGQIVLKNDHQEDFWKVKEFLHNQGKQKYTLPLYHAMMGGSEVAQTLAKETFASTASQLHSNVVNYVQQIVAPKGS